A DNA window from Paramormyrops kingsleyae isolate MSU_618 chromosome 10, PKINGS_0.4, whole genome shotgun sequence contains the following coding sequences:
- the LOC140593155 gene encoding uncharacterized protein, with protein sequence MQQREYSLGKMWYSHATLHLILGFKPKIHTVVQQPVPDTVQPGDSVTLQCTIETGSCAGEHSVYWFRHGSGESLPGVIYSHGNRSDECEKSPEAGSPTRSCVYSLPKRNLSLSDAGTYYCAVAMCGEMLFGNGTKIHVEGSCIKDYIIIGLGAALFLCVTVIFVLACLRNKRTCCKHRAACDSEAGHLNDLNAKERSNQNHNPEMLNYAALRFTQKNPDCRRKKRETNQDSVYAGVRSPD encoded by the exons ATGCAGCAGAGAGAGTACAGCCTGGGGAAAATGTGGTACTCACATGCAACACTACATCTGATATTAG GATTCAAGCCTAAAATTCACACAGTAGTACAGCAGCCTGTGCCTGACACAGTGCAGCCAGGAGACTCTGTGACCCTGCAGTGTACAATAGAGACTGGGAGCTGTGCAGGAGAACACAGTGTTTACTGGTTCAGACATGGATCAGGAGAATCCCTTCCAGGAGTCATTTACAGCCACGGAAACAGGAGTGATGAGTGTGAGAAGAGCCCTGAGGCTGGATCTCCTACACGGAGCTGTGTCTACAGCCTCCCCAAGAGGAACCTCAGCCTCTCTGATGCTGGGACTTACTACTGCGCTGTGGCCATGTGTGGGGAGATGCTGTTTGGCAATGGGACAAAGATTCACGTAGAAG GATCTTGCATTAAGGATTACATAATCATCGGTTTGGGAGCTGCTCTATTTTTGTGTGTGACTGTCATTTTTGTACTTGCCTGCCTCAGAAATAAGAGGACATGCTGTAAACATCGTGCAG CATGTGACTCAGAGGCAGGCCACCTTAATGACCTCAATGCAAAAGAAAGAAGCAACCAG AATCATAATCCTGAGATGCTAAATTACGCTGCACTGCGCTTCACTCAGAAGAACCCCGATTGTCGAAGAAAGAAGAGAGAGACGAACCAGgacagtgtgtatgcaggtgtgAGGTCACCAGACTGA
- the LOC111836986 gene encoding uncharacterized protein isoform X2 has translation MNKIFVALMLIAEMGMMMTEDIFQPNAAVRVQPGENVVLTCNTTSDISFTSIVWFRHIVGKMTQVILASYTATGYSSYEQINDMQRFTLQKEQNMFNLRISKAKTSDSGIYYCALFGYMLKLHIPTATFLLISGFKPKTHTVVQQPVPETVQPGDSVTLQCTIETGSCAGEHSVYWFRHGSGESLPGVIYSHGNRSDECEKSPEAGSPTRSCVYSLPKRNLSLSDAGTYYCAVAMCGEMLFGNGTKVHVEACDSEAGHLNDLNAKERSNQNHNPEMLNYAALRFTQKNPDCRRKKRETKQDSVYADVRLPD, from the exons ATGAACAAAATCTTTGTGGCTCTTATGCTGATTGCTGAAATGG GTATGATGATGACAGAAGACATTTTTCAGCCAAATGCAGCAGTGAGAGTACAGCCTGGGGAAAATGTGGTACTCACATGCAACACTACATCTGATATTAGTTTTACAAGCATTGTTTGGTTCAGGCATATTGTCGGAAAGATGACACAGGTTATATTAGCTTCATACACAGCAACAGGATACTCATCTTACGAACAGATTAATGACATGCAGAGATTTACTCTGCAGAAAGAGCAAAACATGTTTAATCTGAGAATTTCCAAGGCAAAGACCTCTGACTCTGGTATATATTACTGTGCGCTCTTTGGCTACATGCTTAAATTGCACATTCCTACTGCAACCTTTTTACTAATATCAg GATTCAAGCCTAAAACTCACACAGTAGTACAGCAGCCTGTGCCTGAAACAGTGCAGCCAGGAGACTCTGTGACCCTGCAGTGTACAATAGAGACTGGGAGCTGTGCAGGAGAACACAGTGTTTACTGGTTCAGACATGGATCAGGAGAATCCCTTCCAGGAGTCATTTACAGCCACGGAAACAGGAGTGATGAGTGTGAGAAGAGCCCTGAGGCTGGATCTCCTACACGGAGCTGTGTCTACAGCCTCCCCAAGAGGAACCTCAGCCTCTCTGATGCTGGGACTTACTACTGCGCTGTGGCCATGTGTGGGGAGATGCTGTTTGGCAATGGGACAAAGGTTCACGTAGAAG CATGTGACTCAGAGGCAGGCCACCTTAATGACCTCAATGCAAAAGAAAGAAGCAACCAG AATCATAATCCTGAGATGCTAAATTACGCTGCACTGCGCTTCACTCAGAAGAACCCCGATTGTCGAAGAAAGAAGAGAGAGACGAAACAGGACAGTGTGTATGCAGATGTGAGGTTACCAGACTGA
- the LOC111836986 gene encoding uncharacterized protein isoform X1 has product MNKIFVALMLIAEMGMMMTEDIFQPNAAVRVQPGENVVLTCNTTSDISFTSIVWFRHIVGKMTQVILASYTATGYSSYEQINDMQRFTLQKEQNMFNLRISKAKTSDSGIYYCALFGYMLKLHIPTATFLLISGFKPKTHTVVQQPVPETVQPGDSVTLQCTIETGSCAGEHSVYWFRHGSGESLPGVIYSHGNRSDECEKSPEAGSPTRSCVYSLPKRNLSLSDAGTYYCAVAMCGEMLFGNGTKVHVEGSCIKDSIIIGLGAALFLCVTVIFVLACLRNKRTCCKDCAACDSEAGHLNDLNAKERSNQNHNPEMLNYAALRFTQKNPDCRRKKRETKQDSVYADVRLPD; this is encoded by the exons ATGAACAAAATCTTTGTGGCTCTTATGCTGATTGCTGAAATGG GTATGATGATGACAGAAGACATTTTTCAGCCAAATGCAGCAGTGAGAGTACAGCCTGGGGAAAATGTGGTACTCACATGCAACACTACATCTGATATTAGTTTTACAAGCATTGTTTGGTTCAGGCATATTGTCGGAAAGATGACACAGGTTATATTAGCTTCATACACAGCAACAGGATACTCATCTTACGAACAGATTAATGACATGCAGAGATTTACTCTGCAGAAAGAGCAAAACATGTTTAATCTGAGAATTTCCAAGGCAAAGACCTCTGACTCTGGTATATATTACTGTGCGCTCTTTGGCTACATGCTTAAATTGCACATTCCTACTGCAACCTTTTTACTAATATCAg GATTCAAGCCTAAAACTCACACAGTAGTACAGCAGCCTGTGCCTGAAACAGTGCAGCCAGGAGACTCTGTGACCCTGCAGTGTACAATAGAGACTGGGAGCTGTGCAGGAGAACACAGTGTTTACTGGTTCAGACATGGATCAGGAGAATCCCTTCCAGGAGTCATTTACAGCCACGGAAACAGGAGTGATGAGTGTGAGAAGAGCCCTGAGGCTGGATCTCCTACACGGAGCTGTGTCTACAGCCTCCCCAAGAGGAACCTCAGCCTCTCTGATGCTGGGACTTACTACTGCGCTGTGGCCATGTGTGGGGAGATGCTGTTTGGCAATGGGACAAAGGTTCACGTAGAAG GATCTTGCATTAAGGATTCCATAATCATCGGCTTGGGAGCTGCTCTATTTTTGTGTGTGACTGTCATTTTTGTACTTGCCTGCCTCAGAAATAAGAGGACATGCTGTAAAGATTGTGCAG CATGTGACTCAGAGGCAGGCCACCTTAATGACCTCAATGCAAAAGAAAGAAGCAACCAG AATCATAATCCTGAGATGCTAAATTACGCTGCACTGCGCTTCACTCAGAAGAACCCCGATTGTCGAAGAAAGAAGAGAGAGACGAAACAGGACAGTGTGTATGCAGATGTGAGGTTACCAGACTGA